The following proteins are co-located in the Acipenser ruthenus chromosome 35, fAciRut3.2 maternal haplotype, whole genome shotgun sequence genome:
- the LOC131705279 gene encoding uncharacterized protein LOC131705279, whose amino-acid sequence MDRHTLQAVLEDQERHRDGVERRREERDAQRDAERSAHLTAMTDKMAAMCLAIQNLVVAQAQAQAQVPAAAAGPAQPTPKIRLQKMTSEDDPEAFLTTFERVATVSGWPARCWAAQLAPCLTGEAQAAYRALSNVAAEDYPQVKAAILQRLNITPETHCRRFRTYKRPEGTRPRIAAQQLWDHLTRWLRPTERTTQQIMESVGVDQFLEVLEPETRAWVARHSPETMDKAVELAEAFEDSLLRVDPSPAPAVPVKHRPLPAHPRTAARPSVFPVPLSASTPKWRPRLAPSWARENPWTPPPVVDQGTSSRLPQRCLPLPASGAMRWDTSRDSVLPQWSVTWPCDVRTQRVKLET is encoded by the exons ATGGACCGGCACACCCTGCAAGCCGTCTTGGAGGATCAGGAGAGACACCGTGACGGTGTAGAGCGGCGTCGGGAAGAACGGGATGCTCAGAGGGATGCTGAGCGTTCAGCCCATCTGACCGCGATGACTGACAAGATGGCGGCCATGTGTCTGGCCATTCAGAACCTGGTAGTGGCCCAGGCCCAGGCCCAAGCCCAGGTCCCGGCCGCAGCAGCTGGACCAGCGCAGCCGACGCCCAAAATCCGGCTGCAAAAGATGACCTCAGAAGATGACCCGGAGGCCTTCCTGACCACGTTTGAGCGGGTGGCTACAGTGTCAGGGTGGCCAGCCAGATGTTGGGCGGCACAACTCGCCCCTTGTCTGACTGGTGAGGCGCAGGCAGCATACCGGGCCCTGAGCAATGTGGCAGCGGAGGATTATCCCCAGGTGAAGGCAGCTATCCTCCAACGCCTCAATATCACTCCGGAAACGCATTGCCGGCGTTTCCGGACCTACAAGCGTCCAGAGGGAACCCGGCCCCGCATTGCGGCCCAGCAACTCTGGGACCATCTGACCCGCTGGCTGCGTCCCACTGAACGGACCACCCAACAAATCATGGAGTCTGTGGGGGTCGACCAGTTCCTGGAGGTGTTGGAACCGGAGACTCGAGCCTGGGTCGCTCGCCACAGTCCCGAGACGATGGACAAGGCCGTCGAACTGGCGGAGGCTTTCGAGGATTCACTGCTTCGGGTGGACCCCAGTCCAGCCCCAGCAGTCCCAGTGAAGCATCGCCCTTTACCAGCGCACCCAAGGACTGCAGCGAGGCCTTCAGTTTTCCCCGTCCCTTTGAGCGCCTCGACTCCAAAGTGGAGACCGAGGTTAGCTCCCAGCTGGGCCAGAGAGAATCCCTGGACCCCCCCCCCAGTGGTGGACCAAGGGACAAGCAGCCGTCTCCCACAGCGTTGCCTTCCCCTACCTGCTTCCGGTGCCATGAGGTGGGACACATCGCGAGATTCTGTCCTGCcgcaatggagtgtgacgtggccttgCGATGTCCGGACGCAGAGGGTG aagcttgaaacttaa